From Bacillus sp. Bos-x628, the proteins below share one genomic window:
- the ispG gene encoding flavodoxin-dependent (E)-4-hydroxy-3-methylbut-2-enyl-diphosphate synthase, with amino-acid sequence MGEVTHRTKTRPVKVGPLTIGGNNEVVIQSMATTKTHDVEATVAEIKRLEEAGCQIVRVACPDERAANAIADIKKQINIPLVVDIHFDYKLALKAIEAGADKIRINPGNIGRREKVEAVVKAAKEKGIPIRIGVNAGSLEKKILDKYGYPTADGMVESALHHIKILEDLDFHDIIVSMKASDVNLAIEAYEKAAKAFDYPLHLGITESGTLFAGTVKSAAGLGAILNMGIGNTLRISLSADPVEEVKVARELLKSFGLASNAATLISCPTCGRIEIDLISIANEVEEYISKIKAPIKVAVLGCAVNGPGEAREADIGIAGARGEGLLFRKGQIVRKVPEETMVEELKKEIDKIAEEHYAKMEAEKEKQANA; translated from the coding sequence GTGGGTGAAGTCACACATCGTACAAAAACGCGTCCCGTGAAGGTGGGACCTTTAACTATAGGTGGAAATAATGAAGTTGTCATTCAAAGTATGGCAACGACCAAAACACATGATGTCGAGGCGACAGTAGCTGAGATTAAGCGTCTTGAAGAAGCTGGCTGTCAAATCGTTCGTGTGGCATGTCCAGACGAGCGTGCAGCAAATGCCATTGCAGACATAAAAAAACAAATTAACATTCCCCTTGTTGTCGATATTCATTTTGACTACAAGCTTGCACTGAAAGCGATTGAAGCTGGGGCTGACAAAATTCGGATCAACCCTGGGAATATCGGAAGACGAGAAAAAGTTGAAGCAGTTGTAAAAGCAGCCAAGGAAAAAGGCATTCCCATTCGTATTGGAGTAAACGCCGGCTCATTAGAGAAAAAAATTCTTGATAAATACGGCTATCCGACGGCAGATGGCATGGTTGAAAGTGCACTACATCACATTAAAATACTAGAAGATCTCGACTTTCATGACATCATTGTCAGCATGAAAGCATCTGATGTAAACCTTGCGATTGAAGCATATGAAAAAGCGGCAAAGGCTTTTGATTATCCTTTGCATCTTGGAATTACAGAGTCAGGTACTTTATTTGCTGGAACGGTGAAAAGTGCTGCAGGTCTTGGTGCGATTTTAAATATGGGCATTGGCAACACACTTCGCATTTCATTAAGTGCTGACCCCGTTGAAGAAGTAAAGGTTGCACGTGAGTTATTGAAATCATTCGGTCTTGCTTCAAATGCGGCAACACTCATTTCTTGCCCAACTTGTGGAAGAATTGAAATTGATCTCATTAGCATTGCAAATGAAGTAGAAGAATATATCTCAAAAATTAAAGCACCAATCAAAGTAGCTGTCTTAGGCTGTGCTGTAAACGGTCCTGGTGAAGCCCGTGAGGCAGATATCGGAATCGCAGGCGCTAGAGGTGAAGGTCTCCTTTTCCGTAAAGGTCAAATTGTTCGTAAAGTGCCAGAAGAAACAATGGTCGAAGAGCTGAAAAAAGAAATCGACAAAATTGCTGAAGAACATTACGCAAAAATGGAAGCTGAAAAAGAAAAACAAGCAAATGCATAA
- a CDS encoding DUF1189 domain-containing protein — MNVFSLLLKGIYSPKDIAKARFTGIGKAILFIFILSIIATVPQGYHVSKEISNAMSGFQHVIKEDLPDFSIEKGQLKAGQSTPIEKEENGITIIFDPSEKTKTSEIETKQTAIALLKDKAVIAIDGQMTDIPYQLLGGSMTKEELAAVTNQNQAIIIPVICVLLYLSTAALMFISTTFLAMLGTLIKRMQQKELSFQMLWKLSAYSLTLTTVFFAIMNALNTPVANSFLLNWVINFIFLYLVVKEIPAKK; from the coding sequence TTGAACGTATTTAGTTTATTGTTAAAAGGAATTTATTCACCAAAAGATATTGCCAAAGCGCGCTTTACCGGTATCGGCAAAGCCATTTTATTCATTTTTATCCTATCTATTATCGCAACTGTCCCCCAAGGATATCATGTGAGTAAAGAGATCTCCAATGCCATGTCTGGATTCCAGCATGTGATCAAAGAGGATTTGCCTGATTTCTCAATTGAAAAGGGTCAGCTCAAAGCGGGACAAAGCACGCCAATTGAAAAAGAAGAGAACGGGATCACCATCATCTTTGACCCCTCTGAAAAAACAAAAACAAGCGAAATCGAAACTAAACAAACAGCGATCGCTTTATTAAAAGACAAAGCTGTCATTGCCATTGATGGGCAAATGACTGATATTCCTTATCAACTCCTTGGTGGCTCAATGACAAAAGAGGAACTCGCAGCTGTGACGAACCAAAATCAAGCCATCATCATTCCAGTCATCTGTGTACTGCTTTATCTTTCGACTGCCGCTCTAATGTTTATCAGTACGACTTTTCTCGCCATGCTTGGCACATTGATTAAACGGATGCAGCAAAAGGAACTTTCTTTTCAAATGCTTTGGAAGCTTTCGGCCTATTCACTTACATTAACGACCGTCTTTTTTGCAATCATGAACGCATTAAACACTCCAGTGGCCAACTCATTCTTATTAAATTGGGTGATTAATTTTATCTTCCTTTATCTTGTCGTCAAAGAAATACCAGCTAAAAAATAA
- a CDS encoding DUF456 domain-containing protein, with amino-acid sequence MDVLYWILIGCAFTVAFVGLVYPIIPSVVFIVLGFMLYGVFFSFEPLTLTFWLIQAMFTAVLFGADYVSNLIGVKRFGGSKAAIWGSTIGLLVGPFIIPIAGVIIGPFIGSVLAELLVHQKDLKTSVKVGFGSLLGFVSGVFAKGLIQALMLVIFLFYVRG; translated from the coding sequence TTGGACGTGTTGTATTGGATTCTGATTGGTTGTGCATTTACCGTTGCGTTTGTTGGACTTGTCTATCCAATTATCCCTAGTGTTGTCTTTATTGTACTTGGTTTTATGCTCTATGGTGTCTTTTTCAGCTTTGAACCATTAACGCTGACATTTTGGCTTATTCAAGCCATGTTTACGGCAGTGTTATTTGGAGCTGATTATGTATCGAACCTGATTGGAGTCAAACGATTTGGCGGTAGTAAAGCGGCCATTTGGGGAAGTACAATTGGTCTTTTAGTAGGTCCGTTTATCATTCCGATTGCAGGGGTGATCATTGGCCCTTTTATCGGCAGTGTACTTGCAGAGCTTCTTGTTCATCAAAAAGATTTGAAGACGAGCGTGAAAGTAGGGTTTGGCTCATTACTTGGGTTTGTATCAGGCGTATTTGCTAAAGGATTGATTCAAGCACTTATGCTGGTCATCTTTTTGTTTTATGTGCGTGGGTAA
- the sodA gene encoding superoxide dismutase SodA, which produces MAFKLPELPYAYDALEPHIDKETMTIHHTKHHNTYVTNLNKAIEGVSALEDKSIEELVANLNSVPENIRTAVRNNGGGHANHSLFWTILSPNGGGAPTGELADAIEKELGGFEKFKSDFAAAAAGRFGSGWAWLVVNNGKLEITSTPNQDSPLTEGKTPILGLDVWEHAYYLNYQNRRPDYISAFWNVVNWDEVARLYSEAK; this is translated from the coding sequence ATGGCTTTTAAACTTCCAGAATTACCATATGCTTACGATGCATTAGAACCACATATCGACAAGGAAACAATGACCATTCACCACACGAAACACCATAACACATACGTAACAAACTTAAACAAAGCAATCGAAGGGGTATCAGCTCTTGAAGATAAGTCAATTGAAGAGCTAGTGGCAAACTTGAATTCTGTGCCTGAAAACATTCGTACAGCAGTACGTAACAATGGCGGAGGACATGCAAACCACTCATTATTCTGGACGATACTTTCACCAAATGGTGGCGGCGCACCAACTGGTGAACTTGCAGATGCCATTGAAAAAGAATTAGGTGGATTTGAAAAATTCAAATCAGACTTCGCTGCTGCAGCTGCAGGGCGCTTTGGTTCTGGTTGGGCATGGCTTGTTGTAAACAATGGCAAACTTGAAATCACAAGCACTCCAAACCAAGATTCTCCTTTAACTGAAGGAAAAACACCGATTCTAGGACTTGACGTTTGGGAGCATGCTTATTACCTCAACTATCAAAACCGTCGTCCTGATTACATTTCTGCTTTCTGGAATGTTGTGAACTGGGATGAAGTAGCTCGCCTATACAGCGAAGCTAAATAA
- a CDS encoding MFS transporter, with protein sequence MSRLKKMFGDMDVTRDLLLLLSIGGLYALAIALSNTFVNVYLWKQSGRFTDLAIYNLAIVVLQPITFLFAGRLAKKIDRAFVLRFGVIFLAAFYLIVLLAGDQAAARLVLLGSVLGIGYGFYWLAFNVLTFEITEPETRDFFNGFLGVLTSTAGMIGPLIAGIVISQLANDTGYTVIFTLSLILFSLAVVMSFFLKRRQSKGKFMIKQIWRERHVDVNWRKITTAHFFQGLREGVFVFLISVFVFIATNSELALGTFGLVNSGVAFFAYFFATRLIKKKWRKKAIMLGGLILYGALFLIVFHLSYVSLLMYAVAIAIGYPLLLVPYVSLTYDVIGHARYARKARIEYIVVRELFLNAGRICSIVLFLLSVTLLGNELGIPASLVVLGAGHTLIYYFVKDIHLKEKITDMNEADGQKSLSHTNLIKGER encoded by the coding sequence ATGAGCAGATTAAAGAAAATGTTTGGGGATATGGATGTCACAAGAGATTTGTTGCTCCTACTTTCGATTGGTGGGTTATATGCGCTTGCCATTGCGCTTTCGAATACGTTTGTGAATGTGTACTTATGGAAACAATCCGGACGATTTACGGATCTTGCGATTTATAACTTGGCAATTGTCGTTCTTCAACCCATTACCTTTTTATTTGCTGGAAGGCTCGCCAAAAAAATAGATCGGGCGTTCGTCCTCCGTTTTGGTGTGATCTTCTTAGCAGCTTTTTACTTAATTGTTCTATTAGCAGGAGATCAAGCAGCCGCGCGGCTTGTCTTATTAGGAAGTGTACTTGGGATTGGCTATGGTTTTTACTGGCTTGCTTTTAACGTACTGACCTTTGAGATCACAGAACCTGAAACAAGAGACTTCTTTAATGGATTTTTAGGAGTTCTTACATCTACCGCTGGCATGATCGGTCCGCTGATCGCTGGCATTGTCATATCTCAATTAGCGAATGATACAGGCTATACGGTCATTTTTACCCTATCGCTCATTTTGTTTTCATTAGCGGTCGTGATGAGTTTTTTTCTCAAGAGAAGACAATCAAAAGGGAAGTTTATGATCAAACAAATTTGGAGAGAACGACATGTAGACGTGAATTGGCGTAAGATTACAACTGCTCACTTTTTTCAGGGATTAAGAGAAGGGGTCTTTGTCTTTTTAATTAGTGTCTTTGTGTTTATAGCGACAAATAGCGAGCTTGCTCTCGGAACATTTGGTCTAGTGAATTCAGGTGTCGCCTTTTTTGCTTACTTTTTCGCAACGCGTTTAATTAAGAAAAAGTGGCGGAAAAAAGCCATCATGCTTGGAGGGCTCATTTTATATGGTGCACTTTTTCTCATTGTTTTTCACTTGTCCTATGTATCGCTTCTGATGTATGCGGTGGCGATTGCAATTGGTTACCCCTTGTTACTCGTTCCGTATGTATCTTTAACATATGATGTCATCGGACATGCGAGGTATGCAAGGAAAGCCCGTATTGAATACATTGTGGTAAGAGAATTATTTTTAAATGCTGGGCGTATTTGTTCCATTGTCCTGTTTCTCTTATCTGTCACTCTGCTGGGCAATGAGCTCGGAATTCCTGCATCACTTGTGGTGCTAGGAGCAGGGCACACACTCATTTATTATTTTGTAAAAGATATTCATTTAAAAGAAAAAATAACTGACATGAATGAGGCTGACGGTCAAAAGTCTCTATCTCACACGAACCTTATTAAGGGAGAAAGGTAA